One stretch of Synechococcus sp. HK05 DNA includes these proteins:
- a CDS encoding heavy metal translocating P-type ATPase: protein MLAETHRPTHLSVVPVARGGQSAVGYTVEQVLHHSPRRVRFRVGGSSSSWPQLEQALGQASEVKHVRLNSVAGCCVVEFERQAGIDPLQWLKQLPGALPALEKLAAQPSGQAASKPAANNAEGEDDDSFVPSRIILPVSSLALALLAGPLALPPLAVAGFILVSAHLSFKRAWQGLKEERKINVDFLDALAVTLHSLEGFLVGPAMMITMIEGGEAVRDATQRIAHSANTDLLASLQTDVRLLVDGAEVIVPSTSLQAGDRIALFPGDQIPVDGRIDSGEGSLDVVKLTGESVPRHAGPGDEVLAGFILLEGNLVVETQAVGEATRVGQITAMIESAPVYDTRVGNVAGKVANRFVLPTLALAGLSLLLSGGNIAQAASLLMFDLGTGLRVSVPTAIMAALTRAGSQGLLIRSGRSLEQLVDIDVVVFDKTGTLTQGHPSVVHVEVVSGAHSINKLVQLAASAEQGLNHPVAEAIVKHAEELGVSADECEAWDYRIGRGVAATIHGHQVLVGNAKLLREENLEPATPSVDPELETATPVYLAVDGTVVAVIYAADALRPDSQAMVAELHRRGIQAHMLTGDVSSVAHAVAKRLGLRPEEVHADALPDEKAKLVQQLSQQGHKVAFVGDGINDSAALAYADVSISFASGSDLARETADIVLTNDKVSDLIVAQDLARETFGLVKQNIGIVGVPNLSALVLGTFLPVSPIAAVLLNNGSCLVAAANAMRVLGFKGKQLAPAAANPAPAAQDKAPAVVKPVAVQQPTVEHPQAISLAALSKRLGVAHQSITARRKRGDFGSWIQSLDPAGIAWSYCDRSNTYRQASA from the coding sequence GTGCTCGCTGAAACGCATCGTCCCACTCACCTCTCGGTTGTACCCGTGGCGCGGGGCGGCCAATCGGCTGTGGGTTACACCGTGGAGCAGGTGCTGCACCACAGCCCACGGCGGGTGCGCTTCCGCGTGGGCGGCAGCAGCAGCAGCTGGCCCCAGTTGGAGCAGGCCTTGGGCCAGGCCAGCGAGGTGAAGCATGTCCGCCTCAACAGCGTGGCTGGATGCTGCGTGGTGGAATTCGAGCGTCAGGCCGGGATTGATCCCCTGCAATGGCTGAAACAGCTGCCTGGAGCGCTGCCAGCCCTTGAAAAGCTGGCCGCCCAACCCAGCGGCCAAGCGGCCAGCAAACCAGCGGCCAACAATGCTGAAGGCGAGGACGACGACAGCTTCGTTCCGAGCCGCATCATCCTGCCGGTGAGCTCCCTGGCCCTGGCCCTGCTGGCCGGCCCGCTCGCCCTGCCGCCGTTGGCGGTGGCCGGCTTCATCCTTGTATCGGCCCACCTGAGCTTCAAGCGCGCCTGGCAAGGCCTGAAGGAAGAACGGAAGATCAACGTTGACTTCCTCGATGCCCTAGCGGTGACCCTCCACAGCCTGGAGGGCTTCCTGGTGGGCCCGGCGATGATGATCACCATGATCGAGGGCGGTGAAGCGGTGCGCGACGCCACCCAGCGCATCGCCCACTCGGCGAACACCGATCTGCTCGCCAGCCTGCAGACCGATGTGCGCCTGCTGGTGGATGGCGCCGAGGTGATCGTGCCCAGCACAAGCCTGCAGGCGGGCGATCGCATCGCCCTCTTCCCCGGCGATCAGATACCGGTGGACGGCCGCATCGACAGCGGCGAGGGTTCACTGGATGTGGTGAAGCTCACCGGTGAATCCGTCCCCCGCCACGCCGGCCCCGGCGATGAAGTGCTGGCGGGCTTCATCCTGCTGGAGGGCAACCTCGTGGTGGAAACCCAGGCCGTGGGCGAAGCCACCCGGGTGGGTCAGATCACCGCGATGATCGAATCGGCCCCCGTGTACGACACCCGCGTGGGCAACGTGGCCGGCAAGGTAGCCAACCGCTTCGTGTTGCCCACGTTGGCGCTGGCTGGCCTGTCGCTGCTGCTGAGCGGCGGCAACATCGCCCAAGCCGCCTCGCTGCTCATGTTCGATCTGGGCACCGGCCTGCGCGTGTCCGTGCCCACGGCGATCATGGCCGCCCTCACCCGCGCCGGCAGCCAGGGCCTCTTGATCCGCAGCGGCCGCTCCCTCGAGCAGCTGGTGGATATCGATGTGGTGGTGTTCGATAAGACCGGCACCCTCACCCAGGGCCACCCCTCCGTGGTGCATGTAGAAGTGGTGAGCGGCGCCCACTCGATCAACAAGCTGGTGCAGCTTGCTGCCTCAGCGGAGCAGGGCCTCAACCACCCGGTGGCCGAGGCGATCGTGAAGCACGCCGAAGAGCTCGGCGTGAGTGCCGATGAATGCGAGGCCTGGGATTACCGCATCGGTCGGGGCGTCGCCGCCACGATCCATGGCCACCAGGTGCTGGTGGGCAACGCCAAGCTCCTGCGCGAAGAAAACCTCGAGCCCGCCACGCCGAGCGTGGATCCCGAGCTGGAAACCGCTACCCCGGTGTATCTGGCGGTGGATGGCACCGTGGTGGCGGTGATCTACGCCGCCGATGCGCTGCGGCCCGACAGCCAGGCGATGGTGGCTGAGCTGCACCGCCGCGGCATTCAGGCCCACATGCTCACCGGTGATGTGAGCAGCGTGGCCCACGCCGTAGCCAAGCGCCTGGGCCTCCGGCCTGAGGAAGTGCACGCCGATGCCCTCCCCGATGAGAAGGCGAAGCTGGTGCAACAACTGAGCCAGCAGGGCCACAAGGTGGCCTTCGTGGGCGACGGCATCAACGACTCCGCAGCCCTTGCCTACGCCGATGTGTCGATTTCGTTTGCCTCCGGAAGCGATCTGGCCCGCGAAACGGCCGACATCGTGCTCACCAACGACAAGGTGTCGGATCTGATCGTGGCCCAGGATTTGGCCCGCGAAACCTTCGGCCTTGTGAAGCAGAACATCGGCATCGTGGGTGTGCCGAACCTGTCCGCCCTCGTGCTGGGCACCTTCCTGCCGGTGAGCCCGATCGCCGCCGTGTTGCTCAACAACGGCTCCTGCCTGGTGGCTGCCGCCAACGCCATGCGCGTGCTGGGGTTCAAAGGCAAGCAACTGGCCCCAGCCGCTGCCAACCCTGCACCCGCCGCGCAAGACAAAGCCCCAGCGGTTGTAAAGCCGGTGGCTGTTCAACAACCCACCGTGGAACACCCCCAAGCCATCAGCCTGGCGGCGCTCTCCAAGCGACTGGGTGTTGCCCACCAGAGCATCACCGCACGGCGCAAGCGCGGCGATTTCGGCAGCTGGATTCAATCGCTCGATCCAGCAGGCATTGCCTGGTCGTATTGCGACCGCTCCAACACCTACCGCCAAGCCAGCGCTTGA
- a CDS encoding DUF1345 domain-containing protein — translation MVTLVLMEPIRLREAFPIGFLAAIVFDQTIYFLESFRVNARETREIFGRWLPSRALLLERTVIFTFISVGLLSLCVRDVHSGDSVLPQEWRTLVYFASLFAVWLQMHNGFAIYYAKKYFSLNPLPSADGPNPQGFVFAGSDEPEFTDFLYVSYAVGLTYAMSDTNLEDSSVRRVVLFHSVVSFLFYSTVISAVVNLITSG, via the coding sequence GTGGTCACCCTCGTGCTGATGGAGCCAATCCGTTTGCGAGAGGCCTTCCCGATTGGGTTTCTGGCGGCAATCGTGTTTGACCAAACGATCTATTTTCTAGAGTCGTTTCGTGTGAACGCACGCGAAACGCGCGAGATCTTTGGCCGTTGGCTGCCGAGCCGGGCTCTGCTGCTCGAGCGCACCGTGATCTTCACGTTTATCAGCGTGGGCCTCCTCAGCCTCTGCGTGCGTGATGTGCATAGCGGCGACTCAGTGTTGCCGCAGGAATGGCGCACGCTGGTCTATTTCGCCTCATTGTTTGCGGTTTGGCTGCAAATGCATAATGGCTTCGCCATTTATTACGCTAAAAAATATTTTAGTCTCAATCCGCTGCCGTCTGCTGATGGCCCCAATCCTCAGGGTTTCGTGTTTGCAGGCTCGGATGAACCGGAATTTACTGATTTCCTGTACGTTTCTTACGCTGTTGGCCTCACCTATGCGATGAGTGATACCAACCTCGAAGACAGCTCCGTCAGGCGTGTGGTGTTGTTTCACTCGGTTGTCAGTTTTTTGTTTTATTCCACTGTTATCTCGGCGGTGGTTAACCTCATCACATCGGGCTGA
- a CDS encoding carbonic anhydrase — protein MTSPASPSEVIQALQQGNERFREARSIHPHASQARLHELETGQTPQAAVLTCSDSRVAVELLFDSGFGDLFVIRNAGNASTPGSLASVEYAVEALNVPVVVVMSHSGCGAVGAACAPEHLLTPTLMDHVGHIRNGLKAGGLALVPPVDLSAAYNIHSKITARELINTSALLRERIESGQLEVHAACFELHTLAVTWLGVETGA, from the coding sequence ATGACCTCTCCTGCCAGCCCCTCTGAAGTGATCCAAGCCCTGCAGCAGGGCAATGAACGCTTCCGCGAGGCGCGATCGATCCACCCCCATGCCAGCCAAGCTCGGTTGCACGAGCTGGAGACGGGCCAAACACCTCAGGCCGCCGTGCTCACCTGCTCGGACTCGCGCGTGGCCGTTGAACTGTTATTCGACAGCGGCTTCGGTGATTTATTCGTGATCCGCAACGCCGGTAACGCCTCCACACCCGGCAGCCTCGCTTCCGTGGAATACGCCGTGGAGGCCCTGAATGTGCCGGTGGTGGTGGTGATGAGCCACTCCGGTTGCGGAGCGGTGGGGGCCGCCTGCGCTCCCGAGCACCTGCTCACACCCACGCTGATGGATCACGTGGGGCACATTCGCAACGGGCTCAAGGCCGGTGGATTAGCGCTTGTACCTCCGGTTGATCTATCCGCGGCGTACAACATCCATTCGAAAATCACAGCACGCGAGCTGATCAACACCAGTGCCTTGCTGCGCGAGCGCATTGAGAGCGGGCAGCTTGAGGTGCATGCGGCCTGTTTTGAGCTCCACACCCTCGCCGTTACGTGGCTGGGAGTGGAGACCGGGGCTTGA